Proteins encoded in a region of the Bacillus methanolicus genome:
- a CDS encoding chemotaxis protein CheA, producing MEMNQYLEVFIEESKEHLQACNEKLLELEKNPQDISIVNEIFRSAHTLKGMSATMGYEDLASLTHQMENVLDAIRNHRISVTPEILDVIFLAVDDLEAMVQSIAEGGDGKRDVSDVVHKLKLIEKGEKPIQQKSNEEVAAAAIETPAATIGSYDEFELTVLKQSKEQGFEAYEITVALREDCLLKAARVYMIFEVLEKMGEVIKAVPSVEQLEEEQFDHEFTVTFITKEQREDIEKKIMKVSEVEKVKAVPLSFEDFRTTEEEFEAPDNSRSDQTDSESSPSTKNSQSNEAALSKKTAAKQSPTSSKTIRVNIERLDILMNLFEELVIDRGRLEQISRELKHQELHETVERMSRISGDLQNIILNMRMVPVENVFNRFPRMVRQLARDLNKKIELEIIGAETELDRTVIDEIGDPLVHLLRNAIDHGIETPEVRKANGKNEVGTIVLRAYHSGNHVFIEIEDDGAGISKEKILNKAISKGIINEQTAAVLTDKQVYELIFASGFSTAEKISDISGRGVGLDVVKNTIESLGGSVSIDSKEGEGSIFSIQLPLTLSIISVMLVEIKKEKYAIPLSSIIETAIVKREEIFNAHNQKVIDFRGRVVPLLFLKDIFEVPAWDEEDNDDEFHSVVIVRKGDKMAGLVVDSFIGQQEIVLKSLGNYLTNVFAISGATILGDGQVALIVDCNALIK from the coding sequence ATGGAAATGAACCAGTATTTAGAGGTTTTTATTGAAGAAAGCAAAGAGCATTTGCAAGCTTGTAATGAGAAGTTATTAGAGCTTGAAAAAAACCCTCAGGACATTTCTATTGTAAATGAAATATTTCGGTCTGCGCATACATTGAAAGGGATGTCGGCGACAATGGGGTATGAGGACCTTGCCAGTCTGACCCATCAAATGGAAAATGTCTTAGACGCGATCCGAAATCATAGAATTTCTGTTACACCTGAAATTTTAGATGTCATTTTCCTTGCCGTTGACGATTTGGAAGCGATGGTTCAATCCATTGCAGAAGGCGGAGACGGCAAACGGGATGTCAGCGACGTTGTACATAAATTAAAACTGATCGAAAAAGGAGAAAAACCCATACAACAAAAATCAAATGAAGAAGTTGCCGCTGCTGCTATTGAGACGCCTGCCGCAACAATTGGCTCATACGACGAATTTGAGTTGACGGTGCTGAAGCAGTCAAAAGAACAAGGCTTTGAAGCTTATGAAATTACAGTGGCTTTACGAGAAGACTGTCTGTTAAAAGCGGCCCGTGTCTATATGATTTTTGAAGTTCTTGAAAAAATGGGGGAAGTCATTAAAGCCGTCCCTTCAGTCGAGCAGCTGGAAGAAGAGCAATTTGATCATGAATTTACAGTAACTTTTATTACAAAGGAACAGCGGGAAGATATTGAAAAGAAAATCATGAAAGTTTCCGAAGTAGAAAAAGTAAAAGCTGTTCCTCTCTCATTTGAAGATTTTCGCACAACGGAAGAAGAGTTTGAAGCTCCTGATAACAGCCGGTCTGATCAAACAGACTCAGAAAGCAGTCCAAGTACAAAGAATTCTCAATCAAACGAGGCGGCTCTTAGCAAGAAAACAGCTGCTAAACAGTCTCCAACAAGCAGCAAGACGATTCGCGTTAATATCGAAAGACTCGATATTTTGATGAACTTGTTTGAGGAATTGGTTATCGACCGGGGAAGACTGGAGCAAATTTCACGTGAATTAAAACATCAGGAGCTACATGAAACGGTTGAAAGAATGTCCCGAATTTCCGGTGATTTGCAAAATATAATCTTAAATATGCGAATGGTTCCGGTAGAAAATGTCTTTAACCGTTTTCCGCGGATGGTGCGCCAGCTTGCCAGAGATCTAAATAAAAAAATAGAATTAGAAATTATTGGGGCGGAAACCGAACTGGACAGAACGGTTATCGATGAAATTGGGGATCCGCTTGTACACTTGTTGCGTAATGCGATTGATCACGGCATAGAAACTCCTGAAGTACGAAAAGCGAACGGAAAAAATGAAGTGGGAACGATTGTCCTGAGAGCTTACCACAGCGGTAATCACGTATTTATCGAAATTGAAGATGACGGGGCCGGAATAAGCAAAGAAAAAATTCTTAATAAAGCTATCAGCAAAGGAATTATTAATGAACAAACGGCCGCCGTGTTAACAGATAAACAGGTGTACGAGCTGATTTTTGCTTCCGGTTTTTCAACGGCCGAGAAAATTTCTGATATTTCGGGCCGCGGAGTCGGATTAGATGTTGTGAAAAACACGATCGAATCACTCGGAGGCTCTGTTTCAATTGATTCGAAAGAAGGAGAAGGATCCATCTTTTCCATTCAATTGCCATTAACTCTTTCAATCATTTCTGTCATGCTTGTCGAAATCAAAAAAGAAAAATATGCGATCCCATTATCTTCAATTATCGAAACAGCGATCGTGAAAAGAGAAGAAATATTCAATGCCCATAATCAGAAAGTGATCGATTTCAGAGGAAGGGTTGTACCGCTTTTATTTTTAAAGGATATTTTTGAAGTTCCTGCATGGGATGAAGAAGATAATGATGATGAATTCCATTCTGTTGTCATTGTTCGAAAAGGAGATAAAATGGCCGGTCTTGTTGTCGATTCATTTATTGGGCAGCAAGAAATTGTTTTAAAATCACTCGGAAATTACTTAACAAATGTTTTTGCGATTTCCGGTGCAACGATTCTTGGTGACGGTCAAGTCGCTCTGATCGTTGATTGCAATGCCCTTATTAAGTAA
- a CDS encoding chemotaxis protein CheW — MTAAKTDEMKVIVFQLMEKEYAIPVSQVQSIEKVQHITRVPGTSPFVKGVINLRGVVTPIIDLRKRFDFPEASYNDNTRVIIVLIEDIEVGLIVDSANDVIDIPANSIEPPPEVVGAIDADYIRGVVNIDKRLLILLDLGTVLSSDKILVSVGNEG; from the coding sequence ATGACGGCAGCCAAAACTGATGAGATGAAAGTCATCGTTTTTCAATTGATGGAAAAAGAATATGCAATCCCTGTCAGCCAAGTCCAGTCGATTGAAAAGGTTCAACATATAACGAGAGTTCCCGGCACTTCACCTTTCGTGAAGGGCGTCATTAATTTGCGAGGGGTCGTTACACCTATTATTGATCTTCGGAAGAGATTTGACTTTCCTGAAGCAAGTTATAATGACAACACACGTGTAATTATTGTGTTAATTGAAGATATAGAAGTAGGGCTGATCGTAGATAGTGCAAATGATGTAATAGATATTCCGGCAAATTCAATAGAACCCCCTCCTGAAGTGGTCGGTGCAATAGATGCGGATTATATTAGGGGCGTCGTAAATATTGATAAAAGGTTATTAATTTTGTTAGATCTCGGCACGGTTTTGAGTTCAGATAAAATTCTTGTATCTGTTGGGAATGAAGGATAG
- a CDS encoding chemotaxis protein CheC, whose protein sequence is MLFIENFTSLHLDILKEIGNIGAGNAATALSTLLNKKIEMNVPNVRIVSFDEMMEMAGGAENVVAGVFLRIEGDAPGSMFFILSLKQADAFIQRMIGDSDFTFENPPYNELALSALQELGNILSGSYLSSLSDFTNLCLYPSVPALSIDMVGAIISYGLIELSQVSDYAIVVETALNEDDMQSSDGVKGHFFLLPDPDSFRTIFKSLGVAEDD, encoded by the coding sequence ATGTTATTCATCGAAAATTTTACAAGTTTGCACCTTGATATTTTAAAAGAGATTGGCAATATCGGCGCCGGCAATGCGGCAACGGCATTGTCTACCTTATTAAATAAAAAAATAGAAATGAACGTGCCGAACGTTCGGATTGTTTCGTTTGATGAAATGATGGAAATGGCCGGCGGCGCAGAAAATGTAGTAGCCGGTGTTTTTTTAAGAATTGAAGGAGATGCTCCTGGGAGCATGTTTTTTATCCTTTCATTAAAACAAGCAGACGCCTTTATTCAGCGAATGATTGGCGATTCGGATTTCACATTTGAGAACCCTCCATACAATGAATTGGCTTTATCGGCACTTCAAGAGCTTGGCAACATATTGTCCGGTTCTTATTTGTCATCATTGTCAGACTTTACAAATCTGTGTCTGTATCCTTCTGTGCCCGCCCTTAGCATCGATATGGTAGGAGCGATCATTAGCTACGGATTAATAGAATTGTCACAAGTTAGTGATTATGCAATTGTTGTAGAAACGGCGTTAAATGAAGATGACATGCAATCTTCAGACGGCGTGAAAGGCCATTTTTTCCTTTTGCCTGACCCTGACTCCTTTCGTACAATTTTCAAATCTTTAGGGGTTGCAGAGGATGATTGA
- a CDS encoding chemotaxis protein CheD — protein sequence MIDSLQVVKVGIADMKIVRAPGLIRTSGLGSCVGVVIYDQVKEIAGLAHVMLPDSSLAKAGTINRAKYADTAIKELVSLLVKGGARQMALKAKIAGGAQMFQFAAANDMMRIGPRNVEAVKRELAALKIVIVAEDVGGNNGRTIEFNPKTCELTIRTVNKGTSTI from the coding sequence ATGATTGATAGTTTGCAAGTTGTGAAAGTAGGTATTGCTGACATGAAGATTGTACGTGCTCCCGGTTTAATCAGGACTTCCGGACTTGGCTCTTGTGTAGGGGTAGTCATTTACGATCAGGTAAAAGAGATTGCCGGATTAGCCCATGTTATGCTTCCTGATTCTTCACTTGCAAAGGCAGGAACAATTAACAGAGCTAAATATGCTGATACGGCAATAAAAGAACTAGTATCGTTATTAGTAAAGGGCGGTGCCCGTCAAATGGCGTTAAAAGCAAAAATAGCCGGCGGTGCCCAAATGTTTCAATTTGCTGCTGCAAACGATATGATGAGAATCGGACCGAGAAATGTAGAAGCTGTTAAAAGAGAGCTTGCTGCATTAAAAATAGTTATTGTTGCAGAAGATGTTGGAGGTAACAACGGTAGAACGATCGAATTTAATCCGAAAACTTGTGAATTAACGATCCGTACGGTAAACAAAGGAACCAGCACGATCTAG
- a CDS encoding FliA/WhiG family RNA polymerase sigma factor: MTKVSMTDEQIYWENWVRHRDPHAGNLLVKKYMPLVNYHVQRISVSLPKSISRDDLQSLGMVGLYDALEKFDPERELKFDTYASFRIRGAILDGLRKEDWLPRSTRDKAKKIESAIEKLEQRYMRNVTTAEIAAELNMSEDEVVSTMNEHFFANVLSIDEHPLEHDDKDGQSYVLKDEKAENPEEKIVKEEMLLELSELISQLNEKEQLVLSLFYKEELTLTEIGRVMGLSTSRISQIHSRALYKLRQAMECLQRIEG; this comes from the coding sequence GTGACAAAGGTTTCAATGACCGATGAGCAAATATACTGGGAAAATTGGGTACGGCATCGTGATCCTCATGCAGGAAATCTATTAGTCAAAAAATATATGCCATTAGTTAATTATCATGTACAACGAATCTCTGTCAGTCTCCCAAAAAGCATATCAAGAGATGATTTGCAAAGCCTTGGAATGGTTGGTTTGTATGATGCACTTGAAAAATTTGACCCTGAGCGAGAATTAAAGTTTGATACATATGCTTCCTTCCGTATTCGCGGGGCAATTCTTGACGGTTTGCGAAAAGAAGATTGGCTGCCGCGAAGCACAAGAGATAAAGCCAAAAAGATTGAATCTGCAATTGAAAAGCTTGAACAGCGGTATATGAGAAACGTGACAACAGCAGAAATTGCAGCTGAACTGAATATGTCAGAAGATGAAGTAGTTTCCACAATGAATGAACACTTTTTTGCCAATGTTCTTTCCATTGATGAACATCCTCTAGAACATGATGACAAAGACGGGCAATCATATGTCCTTAAGGATGAGAAAGCAGAAAATCCAGAAGAAAAAATTGTGAAAGAAGAGATGCTTTTGGAGTTGTCTGAGCTCATTTCTCAGCTGAATGAAAAAGAGCAGCTAGTTTTAAGTTTGTTTTACAAAGAGGAATTAACATTAACTGAAATCGGCAGAGTAATGGGGCTGTCTACGTCGAGAATTTCCCAAATACATTCAAGGGCACTTTACAAACTGCGGCAAGCAATGGAATGCTTACAGCGGATAGAGGGGTAA
- a CDS encoding DUF6115 domain-containing protein has translation MVIFFLILSLLFNILAFLAIVILYLRQNRFIQAEKKQEKMIQEMEEVISAYMIEMKEENEKFINRLQEISLNKETAFINRTSEMPTPNISDLHSDGTSKERSIRIGKVAPFQAVKAYKKNMNNSDLSIEKSNSSPLTDGKQSGSQNASVDSENHFQDQNIKSEQKDDYLMSLLNEVFSLKKEGFSVEEIAKKLNKGKTEIELLLKFNHQNEQE, from the coding sequence ATGGTTATTTTTTTTCTGATATTAAGTTTATTATTCAATATTTTGGCTTTTCTGGCAATCGTGATATTATATTTGCGCCAAAATCGATTCATTCAGGCAGAAAAAAAGCAAGAAAAAATGATTCAGGAAATGGAAGAAGTCATTTCGGCTTATATGATTGAAATGAAAGAAGAAAACGAGAAATTTATTAATCGTTTACAGGAAATTAGCCTAAATAAAGAAACTGCATTTATTAATAGAACGAGTGAAATGCCAACTCCAAACATATCGGATCTTCACTCCGATGGAACAAGCAAAGAGCGTTCAATCAGAATAGGAAAAGTCGCTCCCTTTCAAGCGGTAAAAGCTTATAAGAAAAACATGAACAATTCTGATCTTTCGATTGAGAAATCAAACAGCTCTCCGTTAACGGATGGCAAACAGTCAGGTTCCCAAAATGCATCCGTTGACTCAGAGAATCATTTCCAAGATCAAAACATAAAATCTGAACAGAAAGACGATTATTTAATGTCATTGTTAAATGAAGTTTTTTCTCTGAAAAAGGAAGGATTTAGCGTTGAAGAAATTGCAAAGAAACTGAATAAAGGAAAGACGGAAATCGAACTTTTACTTAAATTTAATCATCAAAATGAGCAGGAATAA
- the rpsB gene encoding 30S ribosomal protein S2, with protein MSVISMKQLLEAGVHFGHQTRRWNPKMKKYIFTERNGIYIIDLQKTVKKVEEAFNWVKELAANGGTILFVGTKKQAQESVKEEAERSGMFYVNQRWLGGTLTNFETIQKRIQRLKDIERMAEDGTFDVLPKKEVVKLRKEQERLEKFLGGIKEMKQLPDALFIIDPRKERIAVAEAHKLNIPIVAIVDTNCDPDEIDVVIPANDDAIRAVKLLTSKMADAILEAKQGEEVATTAAAE; from the coding sequence ATGTCAGTAATTTCTATGAAGCAATTGCTTGAAGCTGGTGTACATTTCGGTCACCAAACTCGCCGTTGGAACCCAAAAATGAAGAAATATATTTTCACTGAACGTAACGGCATTTACATCATCGACCTTCAAAAAACAGTGAAAAAGGTTGAGGAAGCTTTTAATTGGGTAAAAGAGCTTGCAGCGAATGGAGGAACAATTCTTTTCGTTGGTACAAAAAAACAAGCTCAAGAATCTGTAAAGGAAGAAGCAGAACGTTCAGGAATGTTTTATGTGAACCAACGCTGGCTTGGAGGAACTTTAACTAACTTTGAGACAATCCAAAAGCGTATCCAACGTTTAAAAGATATTGAAAGAATGGCTGAAGACGGCACTTTCGATGTTCTTCCAAAGAAAGAAGTAGTTAAATTAAGGAAAGAACAAGAGCGTTTAGAAAAATTCCTTGGCGGTATTAAAGAAATGAAACAGCTGCCGGATGCTTTGTTCATCATTGACCCTCGTAAAGAACGTATCGCAGTTGCAGAGGCACATAAATTAAACATTCCAATCGTAGCTATCGTAGATACAAACTGCGACCCAGATGAAATTGATGTGGTTATCCCTGCAAACGATGATGCAATTCGCGCTGTTAAGCTTTTAACTTCAAAAATGGCTGATGCGATCTTAGAAGCTAAACAAGGTGAAGAAGTTGCAACTACAGCTGCCGCTGAGTAA
- the tsf gene encoding translation elongation factor Ts: MAITAQMVKELREKTGAGMMDCKKALQETNGDMEKAIDFLREKGIAKAAKKADRIAAEGITSIKVEGNEAVILEVNSETDFVAKNEGFQTLVKELADHLLKHKPATVEEAAEQKMDSGSTVAEHINAAVAKIGEKITLRRFEIKTKTDNDAFGAYLHMGGRIGVLTVLEGTTDEEAAKDVAMHIAALNPKYVSRDQVSQEEVERERQVLTQQALNEGKPENIVAKMVEGRLGKFFEEVCVLDQAFVKNPDQKVRQFVESKGATIREFVRYEVGEGLEKREENFAEEVMNQVKK, encoded by the coding sequence ATGGCAATTACTGCACAAATGGTTAAAGAACTGCGCGAAAAAACTGGCGCCGGCATGATGGATTGCAAAAAAGCCCTTCAAGAAACAAACGGTGATATGGAAAAAGCGATTGATTTCCTTCGTGAAAAAGGAATCGCAAAAGCTGCAAAGAAAGCAGACCGTATTGCCGCTGAAGGTATTACTTCTATCAAAGTTGAAGGAAACGAGGCTGTCATTCTTGAAGTGAACTCTGAAACGGATTTCGTTGCTAAAAACGAAGGCTTCCAAACACTTGTAAAAGAATTGGCTGATCATCTTCTAAAACATAAACCGGCTACTGTTGAAGAGGCAGCAGAACAAAAAATGGATAGCGGTTCTACTGTAGCTGAACACATTAATGCCGCTGTTGCAAAAATCGGTGAGAAAATCACTCTTCGCCGCTTTGAAATCAAAACAAAAACTGACAATGATGCATTCGGTGCTTATTTGCATATGGGCGGACGCATCGGTGTTCTAACTGTGTTAGAAGGAACTACTGATGAAGAGGCTGCAAAGGATGTTGCAATGCATATTGCCGCATTAAATCCTAAATACGTTTCCCGCGACCAAGTTTCTCAAGAAGAAGTAGAGCGCGAACGCCAAGTTTTAACACAACAGGCTCTAAATGAAGGGAAACCTGAAAACATCGTCGCAAAAATGGTAGAAGGGCGTCTAGGGAAATTTTTTGAAGAAGTTTGTGTTCTTGATCAAGCTTTCGTTAAAAACCCTGACCAAAAAGTACGCCAATTTGTAGAATCAAAAGGCGCAACAATTCGCGAGTTCGTTCGCTACGAAGTTGGAGAAGGCTTGGAAAAACGTGAAGAAAACTTCGCAGAAGAAGTTATGAACCAGGTTAAGAAGTAA
- the pyrH gene encoding UMP kinase: MSSPKYKRVVLKLSGEALAGEQGFGINPAVIKSIAEQVKEIAELGVEVAVVVGGGNIWRGKIGSEMGMDRATADYMGMLATVMNSLALQDSLEHLGIETRVQTSIEMRQVAEPYIRRRAIRHLEKKRVVIFAAGTGNPYFSTDTTAALRAAEIEAEVILMAKNNVDGVYTADPRVDKNAKKYDELSYLDVLKEGLAVMDSTASSLCMDNNIPLIVFSIMEQGNIKRAVMGETIGTIVRGK, from the coding sequence ATGAGCAGCCCTAAGTACAAACGAGTAGTATTAAAATTAAGCGGAGAAGCTTTAGCAGGTGAACAAGGCTTCGGTATTAATCCTGCCGTCATTAAATCAATCGCCGAACAAGTAAAGGAAATAGCTGAATTAGGTGTTGAAGTGGCAGTAGTTGTAGGCGGCGGCAATATTTGGCGGGGAAAAATAGGCAGTGAGATGGGAATGGACAGAGCGACAGCGGATTATATGGGAATGCTGGCAACTGTGATGAACTCCTTGGCGCTGCAAGACAGCCTCGAACATTTAGGGATTGAAACACGTGTCCAAACTTCAATCGAAATGCGCCAAGTTGCAGAACCTTATATTCGCAGACGTGCGATTCGCCATCTTGAGAAAAAACGGGTGGTTATTTTCGCTGCTGGTACTGGAAACCCTTATTTCTCAACTGATACAACAGCTGCTTTGCGGGCAGCCGAAATAGAAGCGGAAGTTATTTTAATGGCGAAAAACAATGTAGATGGGGTATATACTGCTGACCCTCGAGTTGATAAAAATGCAAAGAAATATGATGAACTGTCTTATTTAGATGTTCTAAAAGAGGGGCTCGCGGTTATGGATTCAACAGCATCGTCACTATGTATGGACAACAATATACCGTTAATTGTATTCTCTATTATGGAACAAGGAAATATTAAACGAGCCGTGATGGGCGAAACAATCGGAACAATCGTAAGGGGGAAATAA
- the frr gene encoding ribosome recycling factor, translated as MPKQVIANAKEKMTKAIQAYTRELASIRAGRASASLLDRVTVEYYGVPTPVNQLAGITVPEPRLLVIQPYDKSIVGEIEKAILKSDLGLNPTSDGSLIRIAIPQLTEERRKELVKVVKKESEEAKVAIRNIRRDANDDLKKLEKAGEITEDDLRGYSDDIQKLTDEHISKIDQITKDKEKEILEI; from the coding sequence ATGCCAAAACAAGTCATTGCAAATGCTAAAGAAAAAATGACGAAAGCGATCCAAGCATATACACGCGAACTTGCAAGCATTCGGGCAGGCAGAGCCAGCGCTTCTTTATTGGACAGAGTAACCGTTGAATATTATGGAGTGCCTACACCTGTCAATCAATTAGCAGGGATTACTGTTCCCGAACCTCGCTTACTTGTCATCCAGCCATATGATAAATCAATTGTTGGGGAAATCGAAAAAGCCATTTTAAAATCAGATTTGGGATTAAATCCGACAAGTGACGGCTCCCTTATCCGCATTGCCATTCCGCAGCTCACTGAGGAACGCCGAAAAGAGCTTGTAAAAGTTGTAAAAAAAGAATCAGAAGAAGCTAAAGTAGCGATCAGAAACATCCGCCGCGATGCAAATGATGATCTTAAAAAATTAGAAAAAGCAGGCGAAATAACAGAAGATGATCTTCGCGGATATTCGGATGATATTCAAAAGCTTACGGATGAACATATTAGCAAAATTGACCAAATCACAAAAGATAAAGAAAAGGAAATCTTGGAAATCTGA
- a CDS encoding isoprenyl transferase, translated as MFNKIKLWKNQNFSSNLRDRIKNIKEQQVPSHIAIIMDGNGRWAKKRALPRVAGHHEGMKVVRKITMLANELGIKILTLYAFSTENWKRPKNEVDYLMKLPEEFLGTFLPELVKENVKVKMIGYKHNLPEHTVRAIEKATDETKENNGLILNFALNYGSRAEIIEAVKHVLKDCRSGIMNENDLNEDVFSNYLMTSGLEDPDLLIRTSGEIRLSNFMLWQLAYTEFWFTDVLWPDFSEEHLIEAIEDFQNRQRRFGGV; from the coding sequence ATGTTTAATAAAATAAAGCTTTGGAAGAACCAGAATTTCTCTTCCAATCTCCGAGATCGAATTAAAAACATTAAAGAACAACAAGTTCCTTCACATATTGCCATTATTATGGACGGGAACGGCCGCTGGGCAAAGAAGAGAGCATTGCCGAGAGTAGCAGGCCATCATGAGGGTATGAAGGTCGTTCGTAAAATAACGATGCTGGCAAATGAACTTGGAATAAAAATATTGACTTTGTACGCATTTTCCACGGAAAACTGGAAGCGCCCGAAGAACGAAGTAGATTATCTAATGAAGCTTCCCGAAGAGTTTCTAGGCACCTTTTTGCCGGAGCTTGTGAAAGAAAATGTAAAGGTGAAAATGATAGGCTATAAGCACAATCTTCCGGAACATACGGTAAGAGCAATTGAAAAAGCAACCGATGAAACAAAGGAAAACAACGGCCTTATTCTAAATTTTGCTCTCAATTATGGAAGCAGGGCTGAAATTATTGAAGCTGTAAAGCACGTCTTAAAAGATTGCCGAAGTGGCATAATGAATGAAAACGACTTGAATGAGGATGTATTTTCCAATTATTTAATGACTTCAGGTCTTGAGGACCCCGATCTCTTAATTAGAACCAGCGGGGAAATTCGGCTGAGCAATTTTATGCTATGGCAGCTTGCGTATACAGAATTTTGGTTTACCGATGTTTTGTGGCCGGATTTTTCCGAGGAACATTTAATCGAAGCAATAGAAGATTTCCAAAACCGCCAAAGACGGTTTGGGGGAGTTTGA
- a CDS encoding phosphatidate cytidylyltransferase, with the protein MKQRIITAIAAAAVFLPIVFFGNMPFLAMIYLLATISLYELLKMRKLKLFSVPGIISLALLWIFLLPNEYLNLIEDLNYSKVEVALLAVLLFLTYTVATKNRFSFDDVAFSTMAIMYIGIGFYYFIETREAGLTYVFYSLFIVWATDSGAYFIGRAIGKNKLWPEISPNKTVEGFIGGIVCAIIVAILFVFFTDIDASLIQLMIITVFLSIFGQIGDLVESALKRHYDVKDSGNILPGHGGILDRFDSLLFVWPLLHFFHLL; encoded by the coding sequence ATGAAGCAAAGAATCATAACAGCAATCGCAGCAGCGGCTGTTTTTTTGCCGATTGTTTTTTTCGGAAATATGCCATTTTTGGCCATGATATACTTATTGGCAACGATAAGCTTATATGAGCTGTTAAAAATGCGAAAACTGAAGCTTTTTTCAGTTCCAGGCATTATATCATTGGCTCTACTTTGGATATTTTTATTGCCAAATGAGTATTTAAATTTAATTGAGGATCTTAACTATTCAAAGGTAGAAGTCGCGCTATTGGCTGTTTTGCTATTTTTAACTTATACCGTTGCGACAAAGAACAGGTTTTCATTTGACGATGTTGCCTTTTCAACAATGGCAATTATGTATATCGGGATCGGATTTTATTATTTTATTGAAACGCGCGAAGCGGGCTTGACTTATGTGTTTTATTCACTATTTATCGTTTGGGCGACCGATTCAGGTGCTTATTTTATCGGACGGGCTATTGGCAAAAACAAACTTTGGCCGGAAATCAGCCCTAACAAGACTGTGGAAGGATTTATTGGCGGCATTGTATGCGCCATCATCGTTGCGATTTTATTTGTATTCTTTACAGATATTGATGCATCACTTATACAATTAATGATCATCACTGTCTTTTTGTCGATTTTCGGTCAAATTGGCGATCTAGTCGAGTCAGCTTTAAAAAGGCATTATGATGTGAAAGATTCCGGTAACATTCTTCCCGGTCATGGCGGTATTTTAGACCGCTTTGACAGCCTGTTATTTGTTTGGCCTCTATTGCATTTCTTTCACTTGTTATAA